The Aeoliella mucimassa genome includes the window CTCCGGCAGGCGCCGGATCGTGCCAGGCACGACTGGCTCGTGGGTGTTAGCGCTATGGATGGCTGCGTAGCAAAGTGCGAGGCCGCGCAGGTTTTGTCGTGCGTGATTCTCGGGCGTGCGCTGCTGCTCGATGGCTAGCAGTAGTTCGCCCATGGTGCCGTGGAATCCATCGTTGAACCACTGCCCTTCGGTAACGGGACGCCACTCCCCGAGGGAGTTCGCAACGATCACCTGTTGGTGGTTGTCGTCGATGCCCTCGGAACGGACGTTGCCGGTGGCCCCGAGCACGTAGGTAGTATCGAGGCTCTTGCCGGGGTTGCAGCCGTCGAACACAAGCGTCGCCTGGGCGTGCTCGTACTCTACCAGCACCTGCCCTAGCAGTGGAGTTTGCACCTGCTGCTCGGTGCTGCAGGCCACCGACGCAAACACTCGCACCGGACCTTCGTCCCCCATCAGCGTGGCCAGCATGTCGAACCAGTGGATCGCGTAGTCGTAGAGCACCAAGTGAGGAATCTGCTCGAACGGGCTTCCTTTCACCCAACCATGATTCCAATGAATCGCAAAGTGCACCGCGACGACGGGACCGATCCACCCCGTGCGGACCACTTGCCGGATGTAGCTGAAGTGCGGAGCCCAGCGGGCGTTCTGGTTCACCGCGAGTTGCAAGCCATGCTCGTCGGCAATCTGGGCGAGTCGTTCCCCCGCGTCGAGATCGGTGACAAACGGCTTCTGGCTGAGCACGTGCTTGCCGGCCCGCAAGGCGGATTCCATCAACGGCACCCGCTCACTTGGGTGGGTCGCAATATCGACCACCTCGATATCCGGATTCGCGAGCAGGTCTTCCAGGCAGTCGTAAACGATCGCCTGAGGAAAAAATTGGTCACGGCGATCCGTCGCCCGGGAGCGGTCGATGTCGAAGAATCCGCGAACTGGATAACCAGCGTCACAATACGCCTGCAAGTGGTGCCGGGTGATGCCGCCGCAGCCGACGAGTGCGATTCCAGGCCGATAACACTGCGGATCCTGGGGTCGATAGGGCAACTGCAGTGCTTCGAGCGGACTGGCGGCTGCCGATTGAGGAGGTGTTTTGGAGGAATCGCACATGGTTTTACGTGTGAAATTGCGCAAAAGCTGCAAATCGCAGAGGCTGGCTAATGATTCGGCGGTTTTCCACGGAGACCGGTAGGGCGTTTCCAAATGGGCCCATAACGGATATACATGGTTGTTTGATCCTCGCCGGACGGATTGGTCGCACGACACCAGCCGGCACTCCCGCAATCGTAACCGTTGAAATCGAAATGGCGAAAGACACCAAGGCGGAATCCGACAAGAAGAAGCGCATCCTTTTGGTGGATGACGACGCCGAAATCATAGAATCGCTGCGTCTGGCCCTGCAGGCCAAGGGGCACGAGATCTTGGTCGCCCGCGATGGCAACCAAGGCTTGGCCATCACCGAGCGCGAAGATCCCGACCTGGTGATCCTCGACATGATGATGCCGAAGCGGAGTGGTTTCCTGGTGCTCGAGAAGCTTCGCCGCACCCGCGAAAACCCGCCTCGCATCATTATGATCACGGCCAACGAAGGCAGTCGCCATAAGGCTTATGCCGAGATGCTGGGTGTCGACGACTACATCCGCAAACCGTTCCCCATGGATCGGCTGATGGCCAGCGTCGATCGTCTGCTCGGGCTGTAGCCCTGGCTGCTGAGGCCGACGCACTCGTACTTGTAGCTTTCCCGCTCGTCGGGACGAACCAGTAAGTGGAGACGAACCGTGCCTCAGACCAAAGCCCCTGTATCCACTTCTCAGTCGCTTTGCGAAGCGGTTGCCTTCGAGACCGAACTGGGCTGGATGGCCGTCGGCGTGACGAACGACCGCTTATCACGCGTGATCTTCGGGCAACCGACGTTCGATGCGTTGATGGAGGTGGTATCTGCCGAGCGCATGCAACTGGTCGACCAGGACGAGCTCAGCGACTGGGTGGGCGATCTCTGTTGCCGGCTACGCTCGTTTGCCGCTGGTGAGTCTTGCGACTTTGCCGACATTCCGGTCGACACCGACCACCTCACGAGCTTCGGCCAAGCGGTGGTCGATGCCTGCCGTGCGTTGAGCTGGGGCGAGACCCTCTCGTACGCCGAACTGGCCGCCAAGGCTGGCAGCCCCGGTGCAGCACGGGCGGTTGGCAACGTGATGGCCAATAACCGGCTTCCACTGGTGGTACCTTGCCACCGCGTGCTCGGATCGGGCGGGCACCTGGGAGGCTACTCCGCTCCCGGCGGACTCGTGACCAAGCGCCGCCTGCTCGATGCGGAAGCAGTCGCATAGTTCGATTGCGGAAAGTAAACAGCGGCTCGTTGCGCGTGAGTCTCAGGGAAATCGATCGTCCCGTGAGCACACCGACCGATAACTCCCCGCTAAGCGGCTTCTAACTCTCGACGATTCTCCGCCCAGTAGATCCACTTCTTCACGCGTGCGAGGTCGGGTGCTTCGCCATTGCGAAGAGCACGGGCTCCTTCGGGCGTGGCGAGGTACGACTTGGCGAACTCCAGCAGGTCGCTGGCTTTCGCCGAGGCAATTCCCTCGGGCGTCGTGAATCCACAGCCGACGATCACCTGCACGTCGCGAGCCAGAAGCTCGGGCACTCGGCACATCAGTTGAGCCTGGTGTTGCCAGGTCACCAATGTTTCGGCGTTGATATGGCGAACGTCGAGCGATTCGGCCAAGGCATCGCAGTCGGCCGACAACAGGTCGGCAACCGTCTGCACGCCCACCTTCTGCAAGCGTTTCGCGGTCTTGGGACCGATGCTAGGAGCATCGACCACCGGGCTCTTGCGCGACAATCGGAATCGCAGCGGCCGCTCTTTGCGACTCGGAACCGCGCGGCGCGTGCCGTTGGTCGAACTGCGTCGCCGCCCGTTCGGTGCGGGTGCTTGGCTGACCTTTCGCGTGGTGCCATTGGCCGTGCGACTCGCATAGGGAGTGCTGGCCCAACGTGCGCGGGTGCTACCCGCGTTCGCAATCCAACGAGACACTTGGCGAAGGCCCATGCCTTGCCGCGACCGATAGCGCACGCCCCGCGGGCTGGCCAGGTACTCTTCCATCGCTTCGTGTAGCTCTTCCGCATCGGCGTCGGCCAGTTGCTGCAGATTGCGAACCCCAGCGCTGGTGAGCAACTGGGCGTCGTGCAACGTGAGATCGGGTACGTACACCAGCATCGCCACGTGTGTTTGCCACAGCTCGACGATCGAACCAGAGATCCCCGTGCGATCCAAGGCGTGCGACACGTCGTCGGCATCGGCGTCGAGCAGGTCGCGAATCTCGTGAATTCCGATCGCACTGAAGAGCTGCTTGGTGTCTTCGCCAAACACGGCAAACCGGTCGATGGAGTCGTCCAGCGACAGCGCACAACCGTTGTCCTCTTGATCCTCTTCTACTTCGATCGGCGTGGTAATGGTCTTCGCCTGAAACGCCCGCAGGCCGGTGGTCACCGGTTCACTGGTAGAGGGAGTTTGCGGACCACCAACGGTCAGGATGGCTTGCCCCGTCGAGCGGAGTCGATCGACCACCGCGGTCGACGAGGTGGAGACCAGCACCTGATGCCCTGCACGACCGAGGTCCTGCAGCACCAATGCCAGGATCGCCGATTCCGCTGCGGGGAGTTCGGCAAAGGGATCGGCCACCACCAGCGGCAGGCGGAGCCCCCACTGGGCAACACCGGCCACGGCGGCCAGCTGCAGGCTGATCGATAGCAACCGGCGGTCGACTTCGTTCAGATCCGACTGCCGAATGGTGCTGCCGTGACGATTCAGCACGGTGGCCTGCCGGCCACCTTCGGCGAGACGAACTTCACGCAACCGTCCATCGCTGAGCTTGGCCAGAATGTCCGAGGCCCGCCAAGGTGCGACCGAGTAACCGATGGTCGACGCCGAACGCGGGGCGTGAGTTTCGATTCGCCGAGTAACTTCGTCCAAATCCTGACGCAGTTGCACCAGGTTGGCATCGTTCATCAGTTCCGCACGCTCATGATGCAAGCGATCACGGCGCGACAACAGGGAGTGGATGTGGCGGTCGGCTTCCTCCAACTCCCCGGTCAGATCGCCCCGCTGATTCTCCAGATCTTCGCGCAACCGCTGCCAGTCCTTAGGCAACGCTTGCACGTCGAGACCCTCGACCTTGTTGCGTGCCCGCGAAGTCCGCATCCGCGATTGCCGACGATCGAGCAGGTGATCGATCGTCGCCCGCAGTTCCTGTTGCGAACGCTCGAGATGCGCGGCTTCGAGCTTCAGTTGGTCCATGGCTACCGCAGCTTCGTACTGCTCGACCAGCCCGGCCAGTTTCTCGATCTGCTGGCCCAGCGTATCGACCAACGGATGCAGCCGGGCGTGCGTATGGCGGCACAGGCAGGCGTGTGAATCGCTCGGCCGAGCGTAGCGGGCGACCTCGCTATCGAGATCTGCCACCAGGCGGTGGGCCACCATGATCGCCGCCCGCTGGTCGGCCAACGGCAACAGCGGCGACGAATCATCGGGATGCCGCTGCGAGAGCTGCTGACGAATCTGGGCTTCGCGAGCTTCAAGCTCGGCCAGGGCGCGACGCCACTTGGCAATCTCCTCGTCGAGATCGGCCAGTAGCGACTGTTGATCTTGATGGTACGCCTCGTCGGCGGTGCGCCCTACGAACTCCGAGAGTTCGTGGTATCTCAGTTGGGTTTCCAGTTCGGCCAGGCGGGCGAGTACTTCGTCGAGTTCGTGCTGGCATTCCGCATGGCGATGCTGGGCAGCATCGTACTCCAGGCTTAACTCGCTGATGGCCGCCTCGAGGGCCTCGCTGCTGCGCCGTTTTTCGGCAAGCAAGAGTTCAATCTGATGCGACAACCGATCGCGCGTGGTGAACAAGTCGCTCGCATCGTGGGGGATGTCACGACTCTCCACGTGCTCGGGATGCACCCGCTCGATCCGATGCAGCTCGGTGGCTAGTGATTCGGAAAGCAACCACTGCAGTTGATCGTCGTCGCTTCGTCGCAGCACCAACAAGCGAGCAGCCACTTCAGGCGACAAGCCCTTGAGCAACTGCCTAGCGGTCCCGGGCTGGGCATGATGACCTTCGAGCGGGGCCACGGTGAGCCGAGGCTCGGTGTAAGTGCCGCGATTCGCACGGTCGGCGTGACGCTCCATACGGAAACGTCCCAGACTACTATCCACGTCGACATAGCCTGGGTGATCGTGCACGATGGCATCGCGATCGCAAACACGTGCACCGTACAGCACATGGCCGACGAGATCGGCGAGCTGACGGGCCAGGAGCGGTTGGCGCGCGTCGACCACGTTCAGTCCGTTGGTCAGGTCGAGCGCAATACGGGGGTCTTGGCCTTCGTAACGATCGAAGGCGAGGTGTTGGATCTTCATCGCCGGGCTTTTCCTTAAATCCCAATCGGGCCCTTGCATCCATGCGGGGGTAGTGGCCAACTCGGTTCGCAAGACGAACATCGAGTCGCGCCAGCGGGGCGGCGGCACCAAGGGGGAGAGTGCCTTTTTGGTTAGGGTATCCGAAGCTACCCAAAATCGATGATTTCAACAACGTCGATTGGTCGATCCGTCACCAGGAATAGTGATTGCCAACACCCGCAAACACCTCCCACATTTACGCTTGCACCGCCGAGCGGTACGCATATTGCACTGCTTAATCCGTGTTTGCTAGCTGTATAAAAAATTGCAAAATTACCGTGTTTATGGTTTGTCCAGCGACAAGCTGCCCGGATAATACCCCCGTCGTGCGCAGTTTCTGTGCAGTCGGGAGAGATTGATCGCTTTCGCCACTCGTCTTCCTTCGCAAAACAGACGCCCTATTCGATGAATTACGCCCCTGCTGGCTACGACGAAATGTTCTGTTCCGAGGGCACTCCCCGCGATTCCTGTCGGGAGTTCGTCGCTCGATTGCAAGAAATCCCCGAACAAGAGCTCACCGATCGCCAACAGGCGGCGGAGCTAAACCTCGTAAACATGGGCATCACGTTCAACGTGTATGGTCATGAGGATGGCACCGAGAAGGTGTGGCCGTTCGATCTACTACCGCGGATCATCGATGCCGACGAGTGGAAGCGGGTGGAACAAGGGCTGAAACAGCGAATCCATGCCCTAAATCTTTTTGTATCCGACATTTACAACGATCAGAAGATCCTCAAAGACGGGGTGGTTCCCAAAGAACTGTTGGAGTCGGCGAAGACCATCCGCCCGCAAATGCAGGGCTTCACCCCTACCGAGGGCGTGTGGTGCCACATTTCGGGTGTCGATCTGATTCGCCACGACGATGGCACGATCTACGTGCTCGAAGATAACCTTCGCTGCCCTTCTGGCGTTTCGTACGTGCTCGAAAACCGCGAAGTGATGAAGCGGGCTTTCTCGCAGGTGTTCGAAGGCATGTCGGTAGTGCCGGTGGAAGAGTATCCCGAACAACTGCTGCAAACCCTGCTCGAATGCGCTCCGGCCCATGCGGTGGAGCCCACCGCCGTGGTGCTGACGCCTGGCGTGTACAATTCGGCCTACTTCGAACACACGTTCCTCGCCCAACAAATGGGTGTCGAGCTGGTTCAAGGCTCCGACCTGGTGGTCGACAACGGCTTTGTGTACATGCGGACCACCCACGGGGTGCAGCGTGTCGACGTGATTTACCGCCGGATCGACGACGATTTCCTCGATCCCACCTGTTTCCGCAAAGACTCCTGCTTGGGAGTTCCCGGACTGATCGACGCCTACCGTCGCGGCAACGTGACCCTGGCAAATGCCCCTGGAACCGGGGTGGCCGACGACAAAGCGGTGTACGCCTACGTGCCGCAGATCATTAAGTACTACCTTGGTGAGGATGCCATCCTGTCGAACGTGCCGACCTACTTGTGTTCCGACGACATGCAACGCGAACACGTGATTGCCAATCTCGACAAGCTGGTGGTCAAGCCAACCAACGAGTCGGGCGGATACGGCATTTTGATGGGCCCTCAGGCTTCGGCCTCGGAACGGGCCAAGTACGTCGACCTTATTCGCTCCAACCCGCGAAACTACGTCGCACAACCAATGCTACAGCTCTCGACGGTTCCCACGCTGGTGGACAACCAACTGGAGCCCAGGCACGTCGACCTTCGGCCGTTCGTGCTGTGTGGCAAAGACATTTACGTGATGCCGGGCGGGTTGACCCGTGTCGCGCTAGTTCGAGGCTCCATGGTCGTCAACTCGTCGCAGGGCGGTGGCAGTAAGGACACATGGGTTCTGCGGACTGATGAAGCGCATCAATTGTCCATGAATCATGCAGCCGCCTATGGGGGCGAGCATGCTTAGTCGGGTCGCAGAGGCAGTTTATTGGATGGCACGTTACATCGAGCGTGCCGAAAACGTAGCGCGGTTTATCGATGTCAACTACAACCTCACGCTGGGCGAAGGCTCTGCCCTGGGGCATCAATGGGCACCGCTCATTTATACCACCGGCGACGAAGCCTTGTTCGAGGAACTGTATGGTCAGCCAACTCGGCAGAGCGTGCTGCAGTTTCTTACCTACGACCAGCGTAACCCCAACTCGATTATCTCGTGCGTGAACAACGCCCGTGAGAACGCCCGCAGCGTGCGCGACACGATCACGGTGCCGATGTGGCAACAGATTAATACGTTTTACCTGCTAGTCCGCTCGGCCGCCCGACAAGGGCAACCGCTATCGGATCCCAATGATTTCTGCGACGCGGTGAAGATCGCCAGCCACACCTTGCTGGGGCTGACCGACGCAACGATGTCGCAAAACGAGGCTTGGCACTTTGGCCGCATGGGCATGCTCATGGAGCGTGCCGATAAAACGTCGCGCATTGTCGACGTTCAGTATTACCTGTTGTTACCCACCGCCGAGGAGATAGGCGGTTCGCTTGATGTCGTCCGGTGGTCCGCATTGTTACGGTCGGCCAGCGCGCTAACCATGTATCGTAAACTCTACGGCCGCATAACCCCTACAAACGTCGCCCGCTTCCTGATTCTGGATGCCGAGTTCCCCCGGGCCATGCACTTCTGCCTGGTACGTGCTCAGCACTCCCTTTGTCAGATAACGGGTAGTCCGATGGGAACTTTCAGATTTCAGTCGGAACAGCGTATGGGCCGACTAAGAATGGAACTAGACTACACCAGCATCGATGACATCATTCGCGAAGGAATGCACGAATATATCGACCGTTTTCAATCACAACTGAACGGCTTGGGCTCTGCGATTCACGACGATTTCTTTCGCTTGCACACCGAATCAGCGGAACCAACGCAAACGCAAAGTCAATCGACCTCGTGAGTCTTGGAAACCTGGAAAGATCAGCGCTCTCATAACGATCTCGCGCGCGGTGCTTCGCACCCTGCGTTGGATCAAAGCATACTGAGAAACGATCTTTTCTAGGTTTCTCGATTGCGCTCAAGTTCCACCCCCGATAGAGCATTCATGAGCATCCGCGTCGCGTTAAATCATAAGACCGTCTACCACTACGACCGTCGCATCAATCTAGGCCCGCAAGTCATCCGACTCCGCCCGGCGGTGCATAGTCGTACCCCGATCGAGAGCTATTCGCTGAAGGTCACCCCCGAAGACCACTTTCTGAACTGGCAACAAGACCCGTTCGGAAACTACCTGGCGCGGTGCGTCTTCCCCAATTCGGTGGAAGAGCTGAGCATTGAGATCGATTTGGTCGCCAACCTGGCTTCCATCAATCCCTTCGATTTCTTCCTCGAACCCGATGCCGAGAAGTATCCCTTCGAGTACCCCACCGAGGTGCTCGGCGACCTGAAGCCCTACTTCAACCAGGGTCCGGCGGGGGCAAAGTTCCACGAACTGCTGGCCTCGATCGATCGCACCCCGCGTAAGACGATCGACTTCCTGGTGGAACTCAATCAACGCCTCCAAAACGACATCGACTATTTGGTTCGTATGGAACCAGGTGTGCAAACGCCCGAAGAAACCCTGACGCTCGGTAGCGGGTCGTGCCGCGACTCGGCTTGGTTGCTCGCTCAAACCTTGCGTCACCTTGGTTTTGCCACGAGATTCGTCTCGGGCTACTTGATTCAACTGGTCGCCGACCTGAAACCGCTGGAAGGCCCCGAAGGTCCCGAGGCCGACTTCACCGACTTGCACGCCTGGACCGAAGTCTATCTGCCTGGCGCAGGCTGGGTGGGTCTCGACCCGACTTCGGGCTTGCTGACCGGCGAGGGACACATTCCGCTGGCCTGCACCCCGCACCCCACTTCCGCGGCTCCGATCACCGGTGCCCTCGGTAAGTGCGAGGTGACGTTTGATTTCGACATGTCGATCAAACGGATTCACGAGGATCCTCGTGTCACCAAGCCTTACACCGAAGAGCAATGGCAGAAGATCGAAGCGTTAGGTCACGAAGTCGATCGCCATCTTCACGACGCCGACGTACGACTCACCATGGGTGGCGAGCCTACGTTCGTATCGATTGACGATATGGATGGCGACGAGTGGCAAACCGCGGCGGTTGGTCCTACGAAAGAGAAGCTCGCCGGCGAAATGCTGCTGCGACTCCGTAACCGCTTCGGAAGCCAAGGCCTGCTGCACCATGGTCAGGGCAAATGGTACCCTGGCGAATCGCTCCCCCGCTGGGCGATGCACTGCTATTGGCGAGTGGATGGCGAACCGATCTGGAAGAACCAGGAGTTGTTTGCCCGCACCGATACCGACTACGGTCACACGTTCGACGACGCGCAGCTGTTCGCCCGCACGCTAGCCGAGCGACTTTCGGTGAACGTGGAACACGCGGTGCCCGGCTACGAAGACGCCATGTACTACGCCTGGCGCGAGCGACGACTGCCAGCCAACGTTGACCTGCGAGATTCGAAGCTCGAAGAAATCGAAGAGCGCGAGCGTTTCGCCCGCGTCTACGAGCAAGGCCTCACCACTCCGGTCGGCATGGTGCTACCGCTGCAGTACTGCTGGTGGGATCCCACACCTGCCTGGCGAAGCGGCGAATGGGTTGTTCGTTCGGCGGATATGTTCCTGATTCCCGGCGACTCGCCGATGGGCTTCCGGTTGCCCCTGCAGTCGCTGATGTACGAAGACGAAAAAGAGTACCCCACCAAGTACTTCGAGGCCGACCCCATGGTCGCCCGCCCTGCCCTGCCCAAGCACACCGAGTTTGCCGAGTCGACCTGGCGCGGCAATTCCACGGTGCTCAGCCGCTTCCCACAACAAGCCGCACGCCGGCAAACGCCGGTGCAGCAATACGCGGGCGTCGGCGCCCGAGGTGGTGCTGCTGGCGGTGGTGCTGGTCGCCATGGCGAGGGCAACGGTTCCGGCCAACCACACGATTGGCAAAACAATCCGTCGAGCAGCACTCCTGACGAGTCGTTGGTGTATCGGGCCGATATCCGCTACGACGATCCGGACAACGTGGTACGCACCGCTCTGTGTGTAGAACCTCGTAAGGGCCGACTGCATGTGTTCATGCCGCCGATTGATCGCATCGAAGTGTTTCTCGAATTGATCACGGCCATCGAAGACACCAGCGAGAAACTTGAGATGCCGGTGGTGCTCGAGGGTTACTTGCCGCCGCATGACGCGCGGATCCAGCACATCAAGGTCACCCCTGATCCAGGTGTGATCGAAGTGAATGTTCATCCGGCGAACGACTGGACCGAACTGGTCGACATCACCACCGGCGTGTACGAAGACGCCCGTCAAACCCGCTTGGGCACCGAGAAGTTCGACCTCGATGGCTCCCACACCGGCACCGGTGGCGGCAACCACGTGGTGCTCGGTGGCCCCACGCCGGCCGACAGTCCCTGGCTGCGTCGTCCCGACTTGCTCAAGAGCTTCGTCGCGTTCTGGCACAACCACCCGTCGCTGTCTTACCTGTTCTCAGGTAAGTTCATCGGCCCCACGAGCCAGGCCCCCCGCGTGGACGAAACCCGCTCGGATGCGATTTACGAACTCAACATTGCGTTCGAACAAGTGAAATCGGGCGAGACGATGCCGCCGTGGATGGTGGACCGTGTGTTCCGTCACCTGTTGGTCGACGGCACCGGCAACACCCACCGCTCCGAGTTCTGCATCGACAAGCTGTTCTCTCCCGACTCGACCTCGGGACGCTTGGGACTCGTTGAGTTCCGCGCGTTCGAGATGCCGCCCCACGCCCGCATGAGCCTTACTCAGCAACTGCTCATTCGCGCGCTGGTTGCTCGCTTCTGGGAGAAGCCTTACACGCACGAAATGGTGAGCTGGAATACCACGATTCACGACCGCTGGATGTTGCCGCACTTCATTTGGCAAGACTTCTGCGACGTGATCGACGAGATGAACCAAGCAGGCTTCCCGATCGAATCTGATTGGTTCGACTCGCACTTGGAGTTCCGCTATCCCTACATCGGTTCGTTCACCCAACGCGGCGTCGACATCGAGATTCGTCGCGCGATGGAACCTTGGTACGTGCTCGGCGAAGAACCTGGCGGCGGTTACACCGCTCGTTACGTCGACTCGTCGGTTGAGCGTATCCAGGTGAAGGTGCAAGGGCTTACCGATCCGCGATACATCCTGACCTGCAACGGCCGCACGGTTCCGCTTCACCCAACCGGCACCGAAGGCGAGGCGATTGCGGGAGTCCGTTTCCGCGCTTGGCAGCCCCCGAGCTGCCTGCACCCGACGCTCGGCGTCGACGGCCCCCTGGTGTTCGACCTGTACGACGAGTGGCTCGGCCGCTCGATCGGCGGTTGCCAGTACCATGTGGGACACCCTGGTGGCTTGAATCCAGCGACATTCCCGGTAAATGCGTTAGAAGCTGAGAGCCGCCGGGCGACTCGATTCTTCGCCTTTGGGCATACCCCCGGCCCTGCTACAATAAAGCCTTCGTCGCCGAGCAGGGAATTTCCGTTGACCCTCGACTTGCGACGTGGACGAAACTAATCCGCACCAGCCGGCGCGGCCCAAAACAATGCAGAGTCAACAACAGTCCATGGCGGGACCTCAACCAGCCGCAGTACCCACTGCGAGTGGCCGGGGCGGTCTGTTTGCAGGCTACCAGCCTCACGCGGGCCGGCACGATGAGCTGTTATTAGCGTCCGGCGAGGTCCGCCCCACCTGGGCGAAGTTCTGCTCGCTCATCAATCCACTGGCCAGCGGCGAATTCACCAAGCGTTGGAATCACTCGCAACGCCTGATTTACGAGAACGGCATCTCATACAGTGCGTATGGCGATCTCGACACCAGCGCTCGCCCTTGGGACCTGGATGCCCTGCCGCTACTGCTCGACGAACCAGAGTGGCAACAAGTCTCGGCCGGCATCGCCCAACGTGCGTTGGTGCTGCAGCTAACGTTGGCCGATCTGCTTGGTCCACAGCGGCTGCTATCCGAAGGGGTGCTCCCCCCTGGCATGTTGTTTGGCCACACCGGCTTCCGTTTGCCATTCCACGGCCAGGCGCCTCCCAACGGTTCGTTCCTCCCCTTCTACGCGGTCGATCTAGGGCGTGCCCCTGATGGCCGATGGTGGGTGATGGCCGACCGCACCGAAGCCCCCTCGGGCATGGGCTTTGCTTTGGAGAATCGGGTGGTGATTTCTCGAATGCTGCCCGAGGCATTCCGCGGCTGCAATGTCGAACGCCTGGCTCCGTTTTTCATCAAGTTCAAAGAGAAACTGCAATCGCTAGCTCCGCACGAGCGCGAGAATCCACGCATCGCTGTCTACACTCGCGGTCCGCAGCACGAGAATTACTTCGAAGATGCTTACCTCGCCCGCTACCTCGGTTACAACCTGGTAGAAGGGGACGATCTGGCGGTACGGGACAACACAGTATGGCTTAAGACACTCGACGGGCTGCGTCGCATCGATGTGTTGCTTCGCCGGCCAAACAGCCAATCGTGCGATCCACTGGAGTTCAGCGACGAATCGCAACTCGGCGTCGCCGGGCTGTTGCATTCCGCCCGTAGCGGCGAAGTGGCTGTCGTCAATCCACTCGGCAGCGGGCTGGTGGAGTCGCCGGTGTTCATGGCCTTTTTGCCCCGGCTTTGCAGTTTCTTACTCAAGCAAGACCTGCAACTTCCTGGCGTCGCAAGCTGGTGGTGTGGTGAACCTTCGTCGCTCGACCGCGTGCTGGCCAACCTCGATCAATACGTGGTGATTTCAGCATTTCGCACTCGTGGCAATGGTCACGGGCAGGAACGAGAGTTCAACCAACTCCCCATCGAGAAGCGCCGAGAGCTGATCAAGGCGAATCCCACAAAGTACGTCGCTCAGGAGAAGTTGCAGCTTTCGACTACCCCCACATGGGAAGCAGGAACCGCAAAGCCAGCTCACTTGGTACTACGGACGTTCGCCATCGAGAGCGACAACAACTACCAGGTGCTGCCTGGTGGACTGGCACGCACATCGGCACCAACCGGCGACGGTTTGCTGCCCGTTCCCACTTCGCACGGCAGCAAAGATGCCTGGGTACAGTGCAGCCAACCGGTCGAACAAGTATCGCTGCTGGCAACCCGCGAAGAGCCGGTAGTGATTCGCCGCACCACGGCCGACCTGCCGAGTCGTGTGGCCGACAACATTTACTGGCTGGGTCGGTACATCGAGCGAATCGATGCTGCTGCTCGCCAGCTGCGAACGTTCATTTTGCGGCTCACCAGCGAATCGTCGGTCGGCTCCGACACCACCGCCCGGCTTCTGCTTCGCTCGCTTGCCGCCCAGGGACAAATCGAGCCAGGCTTCGCTCTCGACGACATTCGTCGGCGATTGCCCGATATCGAAACCGCCCTTCCCCGTCAGGTATTCGATCGCCAGCAACCAGGTTCGTTGAGGACTCAGGTCGATAGCAT containing:
- a CDS encoding circularly permuted type 2 ATP-grasp protein; translation: MNYAPAGYDEMFCSEGTPRDSCREFVARLQEIPEQELTDRQQAAELNLVNMGITFNVYGHEDGTEKVWPFDLLPRIIDADEWKRVEQGLKQRIHALNLFVSDIYNDQKILKDGVVPKELLESAKTIRPQMQGFTPTEGVWCHISGVDLIRHDDGTIYVLEDNLRCPSGVSYVLENREVMKRAFSQVFEGMSVVPVEEYPEQLLQTLLECAPAHAVEPTAVVLTPGVYNSAYFEHTFLAQQMGVELVQGSDLVVDNGFVYMRTTHGVQRVDVIYRRIDDDFLDPTCFRKDSCLGVPGLIDAYRRGNVTLANAPGTGVADDKAVYAYVPQIIKYYLGEDAILSNVPTYLCSDDMQREHVIANLDKLVVKPTNESGGYGILMGPQASASERAKYVDLIRSNPRNYVAQPMLQLSTVPTLVDNQLEPRHVDLRPFVLCGKDIYVMPGGLTRVALVRGSMVVNSSQGGGSKDTWVLRTDEAHQLSMNHAAAYGGEHA
- a CDS encoding alpha-E domain-containing protein; the encoded protein is MARYIERAENVARFIDVNYNLTLGEGSALGHQWAPLIYTTGDEALFEELYGQPTRQSVLQFLTYDQRNPNSIISCVNNARENARSVRDTITVPMWQQINTFYLLVRSAARQGQPLSDPNDFCDAVKIASHTLLGLTDATMSQNEAWHFGRMGMLMERADKTSRIVDVQYYLLLPTAEEIGGSLDVVRWSALLRSASALTMYRKLYGRITPTNVARFLILDAEFPRAMHFCLVRAQHSLCQITGSPMGTFRFQSEQRMGRLRMELDYTSIDDIIREGMHEYIDRFQSQLNGLGSAIHDDFFRLHTESAEPTQTQSQSTS
- a CDS encoding transglutaminase family protein yields the protein MSIRVALNHKTVYHYDRRINLGPQVIRLRPAVHSRTPIESYSLKVTPEDHFLNWQQDPFGNYLARCVFPNSVEELSIEIDLVANLASINPFDFFLEPDAEKYPFEYPTEVLGDLKPYFNQGPAGAKFHELLASIDRTPRKTIDFLVELNQRLQNDIDYLVRMEPGVQTPEETLTLGSGSCRDSAWLLAQTLRHLGFATRFVSGYLIQLVADLKPLEGPEGPEADFTDLHAWTEVYLPGAGWVGLDPTSGLLTGEGHIPLACTPHPTSAAPITGALGKCEVTFDFDMSIKRIHEDPRVTKPYTEEQWQKIEALGHEVDRHLHDADVRLTMGGEPTFVSIDDMDGDEWQTAAVGPTKEKLAGEMLLRLRNRFGSQGLLHHGQGKWYPGESLPRWAMHCYWRVDGEPIWKNQELFARTDTDYGHTFDDAQLFARTLAERLSVNVEHAVPGYEDAMYYAWRERRLPANVDLRDSKLEEIEERERFARVYEQGLTTPVGMVLPLQYCWWDPTPAWRSGEWVVRSADMFLIPGDSPMGFRLPLQSLMYEDEKEYPTKYFEADPMVARPALPKHTEFAESTWRGNSTVLSRFPQQAARRQTPVQQYAGVGARGGAAGGGAGRHGEGNGSGQPHDWQNNPSSSTPDESLVYRADIRYDDPDNVVRTALCVEPRKGRLHVFMPPIDRIEVFLELITAIEDTSEKLEMPVVLEGYLPPHDARIQHIKVTPDPGVIEVNVHPANDWTELVDITTGVYEDARQTRLGTEKFDLDGSHTGTGGGNHVVLGGPTPADSPWLRRPDLLKSFVAFWHNHPSLSYLFSGKFIGPTSQAPRVDETRSDAIYELNIAFEQVKSGETMPPWMVDRVFRHLLVDGTGNTHRSEFCIDKLFSPDSTSGRLGLVEFRAFEMPPHARMSLTQQLLIRALVARFWEKPYTHEMVSWNTTIHDRWMLPHFIWQDFCDVIDEMNQAGFPIESDWFDSHLEFRYPYIGSFTQRGVDIEIRRAMEPWYVLGEEPGGGYTARYVDSSVERIQVKVQGLTDPRYILTCNGRTVPLHPTGTEGEAIAGVRFRAWQPPSCLHPTLGVDGPLVFDLYDEWLGRSIGGCQYHVGHPGGLNPATFPVNALEAESRRATRFFAFGHTPGPATIKPSSPSREFPLTLDLRRGRN